The stretch of DNA GTTAAAGGCGTCGAAATGTGTCGGCAATGTCGATTCCAGTGCCAGGGCATTGGCCAGAGCCACATCCGGCCCATAGACATAATCGCGGACGTATTTGCCATCGCCATTGATGGTAGGTACTTGGCCAGCGAGCAGTTTCTGGCAGAAGATGGCGACGACACCCGCTTCACCGTGAGGGTTTTGCCGGGGGCCATAAACGTTGGCATAGCGTAAGGCGACGCCTTGCAGTCCACGTTCACGGGCAAAGAATTCCAGATACTTTTCGCCGACCCACTTACTGATTCCATAGGGTGAGATGGGTGCTGCGGGGTAATCCTCGGCCGTGGGGACGGAGACATCCCCGTAGAGCACGCCTCCGGAGGAAGCGAAGACAATTCGTTTCACACCGACAGCGGCGGCTGAGTCAAAAACGTTCAGTAATCCAAGAACATTGACTTCGGCATCGAAAACAGGCTCACGGACAGAGCGACTGACAGACATCTGTGCCGCCTGATGAGAAACCCAGTCAGGGCGAACTTCTTCTAAGATCTCTCGAATGCGAGAACCATGGCGCAGATCAGTTACGAAGAGTGGAACGCCCTGAGGAAGATTTTTCGGGCTACCTGACGAAAGATCGTCGATCACAAATGGTTGATGTCCACGGGCGATCAAAGCATCCACAATATGGCTGCCAATGAAGCCGGCCCCGCCTGTCACGATAACTTTCATACGCGCATTGCTTCCGCTGGAATAAGGTGTTTTTCAAAGCATAGCTCGAAGAACATAAGTGCCTGTGTAAAAATCGAAAAGAGGAAAAATCGGAAAGGGATGTTTGTTTCTCTATGACTCGATGCCGGGGAGTTGGGGCTTTTGCCTGGTCAGTGCGGAAAACTGAAAAACTGGTCATGCACAAGGGCGTGTCCTTTAAAGGTCTGGTGTTCAGGTTTTTGAATGGAAATTGACCTTGCTGGAAACTGGCCGGGAGTGCTATGAGACCAGTTTGAATTGATGCATAACTGCGTTGCTGAACTTCCCGTCACCGATCGAATGCGAGTTTCCCCGCAGTATGGAGGAAGAATCAGGGCCTCCATACCCATTTTGAACAGGCGCCAGCCTGATGCTGGCTGCTCACCGGGTTCCCTAGA from Planctopirus ephydatiae encodes:
- a CDS encoding NAD-dependent epimerase/dehydratase family protein, with amino-acid sequence MKVIVTGGAGFIGSHIVDALIARGHQPFVIDDLSSGSPKNLPQGVPLFVTDLRHGSRIREILEEVRPDWVSHQAAQMSVSRSVREPVFDAEVNVLGLLNVFDSAAAVGVKRIVFASSGGVLYGDVSVPTAEDYPAAPISPYGISKWVGEKYLEFFARERGLQGVALRYANVYGPRQNPHGEAGVVAIFCQKLLAGQVPTINGDGKYVRDYVYGPDVALANALALESTLPTHFDAFNIGTATPTDVNQLASCVRDQLIALRAQEGIQLNLPEMSYGPARAGDLRSSLVSPARAAAHLGWKPGFDLAQGLQETVRWFAAHAAQT